DNA sequence from the Vicia villosa cultivar HV-30 ecotype Madison, WI linkage group LG3, Vvil1.0, whole genome shotgun sequence genome:
aaaaaattcttttccaTGAACCACAAATCTAAGTTCTTTTCTATTAACCACAAATCTTCAAATTTTCTCCTTATAGATTTATTCTTTCAAATTACCATTTAAAAaagtaattttaattaatgtCCTTCCTCTAAATTATAGTAATGGTGAAAAGTGTCGAAAAAGTCTATAATCTATTTATCTATGAAATTTGGTTACAAGCCTTCTATCAACGGTTCCATCGAATATTAGTTTTtccattttaaaaattttatttacaaCCTATCTATCGAGTTGTTTGTTTCTTATAATAAAGACCGGTAGTACTATTTACTAGTGCAAGCTCTTAATTTACTATTCAACCTATCATAGGATAGATTTATAAATTTCTGATTGTAACCCTATTTTCTAAATATAATTACAAATTACTctgttttttaattttcaaagtattttattttaagttaatcaaaatggcttttttttttatttaaaacataaaactcatttttaacaaaataatttttccCTACGAACATAACTAAAACacgaaaaaaaataatttttaaaaataattataaacaatTGTGTTCAGCATACAGTCTATTTGCACAACACTTCGCACAAACATATTACAAGTTGGAAGACATTGTGTATATATTTTGGTTCAAACATTGATGCTAAATGAACATACACGTGCCTATAACTCAGCACTTGAATTTTCAGTCACTGATTTTCTCTTGAGCTGATTCGACCTTAATGTCCCTGCATTATCTTTTCCTGATTGCATGTCTGAAATTGGAAGGCTTCTAGTTCTGCCGCACATAAAAGATACATGTTCCAAATGTAGTGGTAGAGAGACAGAATAACGGCTAAGCATGACATGAGTGCATGGTTGCCATAGTTATTCTTTCAACCACTTTTTCTTCAACACAGAGTAAACCAATATGTTTAGTCATATAGtatgtaataatattttaaagcatAATTTTTCATTGGCATgtaagaaataataatgagatatAAGGACTTACAAAGCCAAGTAAATATTCTGGTCATGGCAAAGCAGAATACAATCACTCACAGACACAGATTCCCAAATCCATAACTAATTCAAAGGGATTAAATATTCTGTAATGATGTAGTATGAGGTAAAGCACATAATGACTTAAAGCATGGAAGGGGACATTCTTAATTATGAAGGAGCTAAATTTGGGTCAAAGTTTACAATAATTGGAAACGGTTGAGAGAGTTACAGTTTCATGCAGCCATAAATCAGAATGCTAATAAAATCAAGATTAAGAACTAAGGCAGCAGAAGGAGAAGAGTCTTTTAACCTTTTACTAATAAAAATCTAGAAATCATTCTACCAAAGAGAAAGCATCATACTTTCAAGAGTGGGGTTGCTGGTTATGCTAACAGGTACCAACAAAACTTTTAGTGGAGCATGATACGGTAATCACTTGATATAGATTGTAACATTATAGACAGCCTAAAAAGTAAAACTCTGATTAAACCCTAACTAGACATCCATCGAAGAAACTAAGGCCTAAAGCCTACAACAGTGGTTTGATCATTATCTGTAAAAATCAATTTAACTCCCAAAGAAGGACACGCTTCACCCATCACCATCACCTCGCCAAAGGGTTTTTTTTAGGTTTACAAATCTGCCCTTTTTTGTCCCTAGGTCGGTATCTATTGTAGCATTCATAATTTCACTTTTGTTGAAGATGATTCAAGAGGTGGGAAAAGATTTAAGTACATTTTTACCTTATATATAGGGGATAAAGATGTGTCCTTCCCAGCTTGATGGTTTTGAAGAACCTGTTGACTAGAGAAATAGAtgtgtttgaatcaaaatacCCAGACAGATAACAACAAGCCAAAAACTTAAAAGCTTTATTTATATTGCTCAAAAGAACCCGTTCACGATGGCTTTTATAGTTAGAGCATATAAGATTTTCCTTATTCAAATAAAGGAATGAATGAGCATATCATTGATTGATTACCTGCAAATTGCGACGGTTACGCTGAATGATGTATGAGCAATTAAATTCAAGTAAAAGGAACGCCTCCAGTCCACGTCAATTGAAGTTTCATCAATTAGGTTGCTCAACTGGTggagaaaaatttaaaaaaattagttgGCATCGGAATTGGAAAGCCTACATCACAATAAGTCCGCCCTAAAGGATTTTAGGGATCAAAAAGAATAACGTGTTCACAAAGCTGCACATAATAAGTACGCACCTTCATGCTGTCAATACTAATGAGCAACTAATATGAAGCCGTGCGTGCAGGTATGTATGATTAAGCTTAAGCATATATATTGTCAAGCAAATTAACACAAGGTGGTGTTGTGTCAAACTGATTTTGTTTTTAAAGGAAATCGTGCTATATACATTTGTATATATGATGTTAAGATTTGTTATAATCAATGTTGAGAGCATCAAACAAATGAATTCCATTAATAGACTTAAAGTTTCAAAACACTAGGAGGACCGACAGtaggaagagagagagaatggtGGAACTGTAATAAACATTCTTTTACCAGCATATTTTGTAGTTTATTGGAGATGATGTAAAGCTTATTATCATTGTATCAAAGGACACACAGATGCAGATGCAGGGAAACAAACGTAAGTTTAGCATACAATTTGAAgatagttttaaaataaatttgagCAGAATCATAGATatataatgaatgaatgaatttACCTTAGGTGCCCACCTGCGTACAAAATAAGGATCAACAGTTTCTGCGTCGTTATTGGAAGCAGAACCTCGAGAAACCTGTGTCGAAAAAACTTTCAGCAATAATGCTTCTTACAAGAAAGGGATAGCatgtaaaaaaacaaataaattaagaagaagtagtgggaaataaaaagaaaaggacATAACAAGATACCAATTTTCTAACAAAGAAAACGAGATCATCATCTTGGCGTCCCCTAGACTCTTTACCACGAACAAAATAGAGATCAaaaacatcattccaaaacttcataTCCATTTCAACATCAGGAGCATCTTCTTGATCTTCAACAACGGTTCTCCCAATTAAATTTGAGTGCTTCTTCACCATGCTCAACAATTCATATCTAAAAAACAATTCAATTTGGTGTATTGATTCAGTATGATGTGAAGTTGCATGAACGTTCGAGAATCGaaatataaaatcaaaaaatgaatgtACCTTGAAGGGGTTTCACCTCCATCGCCAAGCATTTTTTCTAAATCCAAAAATTTTGCTTCAGTCTGTGAGATTAGAGTTAAAGATGTGAAGGATCAAAACAGGTTCTCAATTTGTTGCCAAAATTTCATTGACGATTCAGGAGATGAAATTAACTGTTCGGTGGTGTCATGAAACGTCAAGCGAAATAAAAGAACCAACATTTACCACTATACCACACAACTCAACATCaagtcgttgtagtatagtggtaagtattcccGCCTGTCACGCGGGTGACCCGGGTtcgatccccggcaacggcgatttttgtcatttttcatcTCCAAATACGACGTCGTTTTCCACTTCCTTGTTCATCTCTAAAAGCGACGTCGTTTACGTGTTTgccttttttgttttgttaatgCTTTCTGGATCGTGGGCCATTCTTTATTTGGGCTTCAATATGTCTTAATTATGAGATCTCCATAGTTATTGAATTGAACAATATTTTAGAGGAAATTATGttattatttcttcttcttctttttatttttaatgatagagTAATATGGTTATTGCATATTTATTAGGTGGTACACATGTGTgatatgaaaataatatatttacattgtgttaaaattaaattatattaaaatttaaaaatacaagTTAAATATTTTATTGCATTTGAAATACAAAGTAGACAAAAAAAATTAGTACCTTTAATTTATTGAAcaaataatatttgaaatattaaattgaaaaagttacataaatattatatatgaGTCCTTCAAGTGTTACGATAATACCCTGTGAAGAACAATATGGCAAGATAGGGTTAGCACCTTTTGTGAGGCAAAGGTCGGAAGTAGATGGAGTCTTAGATTAAGAATGACTTGGAAATCGAGAAGAGACGAAACATACTAATGAAGTAATCTTGTAGTTCACGTTTATTAGAGATGTTGTGCAAATTTCCAAGGAGAACCTTCGGAAGTTGGTGAAAAGGTTCTTAGACCGGAGATAACCCAAGAGACCGTCAAGAAGATCACTAAGATCTAAAAGAGTATGATGGAAGCCCTAGGCCGCCAAAACAATTTTACGAATAGGCGGAGACGACAGTTAGAGTTTTGAGAGGGAGATCACATTTTCTTGAAGGTCACCATAAACTAAAGGGACCTTTCAAGACAGGGAAATTAAGTTTGAGATACATTAGACCATTTCAAATCATAAGACAAGTAGGTGAAGTTGCATACCAGTAACCTTGCCACCTTCACCATCAAAGCTTCATGATGAGTTTCGTGTGTCGCAATTCCAAAATTATATTTCTCGATTCACTTCAACATATCCTCCCGGATACGATTGAAATAGAAATATGTATCTTTCCAACCTCTGCCAAGCATTATTGTGGATTGTGAAACCAAGACCTTTCACAATAAGTAGATACTCGTATGAAAGTCCTCCGGGATGAGTCTCACCCGAGCGAGGCTATTTGGGAGCTCAAGTCAAAGATGTGGATTTGTATCCTCATTGTTCAGGTAAATTATAAAATTCGAGGACAAATTTTAATTTAAGGAAGGGAGGATGAAACGCCTCAACCTTCTAACACCAAGTAATTAACATGTTAAAAAGTTATTAGTGTGATTAATTAGAAGGTTAATAGTGCTAATGACCTTGAGAAATAAGAATAGAATGGGTTAGTAAATAGTGGTTCAAGTCAAGGGCAAAGTTGTAATTTTCACAGGGTCATTTTATAAGTGAAAGTGAACCCCCTTTCTCCTTATTTTTCTCATTCTCTCCATCCTTATAAAAATCAAAGCTGAAAGGAGTCTTGGGAGAGTAGAAAGAGACACGAGAATTAGAAAAGAAGTGAAGGATTTTGAGTTCAAGCTTCACCACCAACTTACATGCAATCTCAAGCTTTGAAACTTAGCTTAAATGGAGAATCAAGAGACGATGTTATTGTTCTTGGGGAATCAAGAAACTTAGCTTAAATGACTTGATTTATACTTATATTTGACGATACAGCATTGCTTCATCATCGCAACAACATACTCCACACCGATACACATATACGATTCTTATTTTTCCATACTCAGGTGTCATTCACTAACGAAGCACCAACAACAACGTTACTGCAACAGCGACAAAAGTATCATAATACCAACCTGATAACATAACTCGACTAATAACCATATAACTCGTCATCGACCAACAACCTACAAGAACATTATATTACAATCAACATTATTCACAAGAAAACTCAACACTCTGGCACATCATGCTTCAACTGCGCGactctgatcatccatcttaatCCACTGTTCTTTATTAGCGTTTTTATCAATTTACACGATTCACAAGCTTCAACTAAGTTTCAGTCTCTCTTTAGCACCCATCACTTCACGCACCATTAAGACAGTAAGATAAATCTATAACGGCCAATACAATCTCGTCTACTAtcgacaagagattaagggtgatcaagtcctcaatttgttaatagacagtcgacaatcataatggagtataaccatcattaccaactataACAGTGTTCCTTTAGAAATTGAACTTACGTTACCAAAATACCATACTTCAACAACTTGCAAAACTATCTGATCCTGCTAACACTGACTTCTTGCAGCTACTTACTAAAACACCTCTGACGATACATTAGAATAAAATTTCTTCAATTCACTCATCTCTGACGTTGACGTCCTGCGCGATACCAACGCACAAGTCCATtttccaaggacaagcgtaaccgctaactacacctctttccaacatcatcttgtCACAAATAAATCTACTTACAGTTGGGGCATCCACAACTTCATCACTCTATAACTTTTCCAACACCGGTACCTTTCAAAAGACTAATCGCACTGAAAACTTCAGAGTTCATCCATAATGCTGAACACAaaaactttctaaattccatcttccaGGATTTATTCTTGGTACTTAACGATTACCTCCCGAAACATCATGAGTTTGCACCATACTTGCGGATCAACAACTGCTACACTGTTCCTCATCCTTCGTAGAGTAAACGTCAATAATTCTTGATCATTCTCCTTCTACAGACGCTCCAAgcttgttaaacaaccaaaaccTTAAATCCATGTCAACAAGCTCCAACAATACTTGCACTGTCTCGTTAAGCAGTACATTTCACCAATAACTTACTACTGAAACATATCGGAGGAGAAAAGCTTCTCCTCCACCTCACTAAAACTACTTCATGCAATAAAACAAATAAGCACCAACAGTTTTTC
Encoded proteins:
- the LOC131660806 gene encoding uncharacterized protein LOC131660806 isoform X2, with protein sequence MLGDGGETPSRYELLSMVKKHSNLIGRTVVEDQEDAPDVEMDMKFWNDVFDLYFVRGKESRGRQDDDLVFFVRKLVSRGSASNNDAETVDPYFVRRWAPKLSNLIDETSIDVDWRRSFYLNLIAHTSFSVTVAICSQQVLQNHQAGKDTSLSPIYKIPT
- the LOC131660806 gene encoding uncharacterized protein LOC131660806 isoform X1, whose product is MLGDGGETPSRYELLSMVKKHSNLIGRTVVEDQEDAPDVEMDMKFWNDVFDLYFVRGKESRGRQDDDLVFFVRKLVSRGSASNNDAETVDPYFVRRWAPKLSNLIDETSIDVDWRRSFYLNLIAHTSFSVTVAICSQQVLQNHQAGKDTSLSPIYKKKWLKE